TCCGGTTGGCCTTGGTCTCCCGCAGCTTCTGGCCGCGGTCGGTGTAGGTGTAGCCGGTGACCTTGGGCGAGGCGTCCGCGGCGTCCTTGCCGACCGACACCGTCTTGACCAGCTCGCGCAGGTCGTAGGTGTACTTGTTGAACTGGTCGGGGTGGGTGACGGTGTCCGGCTGGCCGTTGGCGTCGTAGACGTAGGACGTGGAGCGCTTCTCCTGGCCGGCCAGCGCCTCGGTGATCTTCTGGACCTGGTTGAGGCCCGTGTAGGTCATCGTGTAGGCGTCGATCTTCGTGCCGGACGAGGTGTCGTCGATCGACGTCAGGTTGCCGTTGAGGTCGTAGCCGTAGGTGAAGGTCCGCTTCTCGGTGTCGCTGTCGCCGGAGTTGTCCCGGACGAGCTTGACGCCGTCGGCGACGACGGCGCCCGCGCTGTTCTGGAACAGCTGGAGCTTGGCCGCGTTGCCCTGCGTGAAGGGGTACGAGCCGAGGCTGACCCAGGTGCCGGCGGCGGCGTTCTGGTCACGCGTCACATCGGTCTTGGTGCCGTCGGACTTGGTGACCGTGTACTTCGCTGCCGTGGCGGCCCCGGTGACCTTCGGGTACTTGACGTAGGCGGTGTAGGTGCCGTTCTTGGGGATGTTGAGGGTCCAGGTGAAGGCGTCCGTGCCCGTGCCGGCGGCGTGGACCTGGTGGTCGTAGCCCTGCTGGCCGGTGAGCGAACCCTTGGTCCAGGTGCCCGTGGCGGAGGTGTTCTGGGTGTCCGAGTTGTCGACCAGCACCACCGCGCTGCCGACCGGTACACCGTCGTCGGTACGGGTCTTGAGCTTCCCGTCCGGGTAGTAGTCCCAGCCCATGGTGCGGCCGGACGAGCCGCCGGCCGAGGTCAGCGTCCGCGCGGTCTGCTGGCCCAGGTCGTTGTAGCCGTAGGCGGTGACGATGTCCCACGGGTCCGTGGAGGACTTGACCCAGCCGTTGTCGAAGTAGCTGTAGCTGGTGTCGTTGCGGACGGTCTGGCCCTCGGAGGGCGGCGCGGAGACCTTGGAGACCCGGCCCACCTCGTCGTAGCTGGTCTCCGTCCAGACCTTCTTGTTGTAGCGCGCGTCGGCCGGGTCGTACGGCTGGATCTGCCGGGTGGGCCGGTTCAGCGCGTCGTAGACCGTCTCCGAGGTGAAGTCGTCCGCGGCGGCGGTGTCGACGCCGCGCGGGGTGATCACCTTGGTGGCGTTGCCCGCCTGGTCGTACTCGAACTTCGAGGTGCGGTACGCGATCGGCGCGACGCCGTCGTGCGGCACCTTCATCTCGATCGTCTTGGCGCGCGCGTCGTAGGCGATCAGGGAGCGGTTGTTCTCCTGGTCGACCGTGGCGGTGACGAGCGAGTCCTTGTCGTACTCGCGCTTCGCGGTCTTGCCGGCCGCGTCGGTGACGGAGACGACCCGGTGGTTCAGGTCGAAGGCCGTCTTCGACGTGTAGTCGTCCGGGTCCGCGGTCGCGTTCTTCTTCGGGTCGACGACCTTGATGGCGTTGCCGACGTCGTCGTACGCGTACGACACGGTGTCGCCGGCCGCGTTGACCGTGGAGGTCAGCTGGTAGACGACGTCGTAGTGGTTGGTGGTCCGGTAGTCGTCGGGGTCGGCGCCGGTCGCCGCGCCCTTGGGCTCGGTCGTGGTGAGGAGGTTGCCGACCTTGTCGTAGGTGTAGAGCGTCCGGCGCTCGGTCTGGGTCGGGGTGTCCTTGGGCGCCGTGGCCTCGGTGACCTGGTCGGACTTGTCGTACACGGCCGTCGAGACGGCCCCGTTCGGCGAGGTCGACGTGGTGACGTTGTCGTTGGCGTCGTAGACCGGGGCGGGCGTGGTGATCAGCTCGCCCGCGGCCTGGTCCTTGGGCACGGTCGATTCCATCGGACGGCCGTACACGTCGTACGTCTGCGTGGTCTTCTTGCCGAGCGCGTCGGTGGACTCGCGGACCTGGCCGCGCACGTCGTAGACGTACGAGGCCGTCTTCTGCAGCGCGTCGGTGATCTTCGCCGGGTAGCCGGTCGGACCGAAGTCGCTGTTGACGGTGGCGTTGCCGTTGGCGTCGGTCGCCTTGGTCAGCAGACCCTCGGCGTTGTACTCGTACTTCGTGGTGTAGTCGTCGGCCGTGGCGGTCTCGACGCCCTTGGGGTCCGTGACCGCGGTCAGGTTGCCGCGGGTGTCGTAGCCGAACCGCCAGGTGCGGCCCTCCGGCGACTTCTTCTCGAACAGCTCGGCGACGTGGCCGTTCAGTCCGGTCTGGTAGGTGTAGGTGGCTGCGGCGGTGCCGTTCTTGTTGGCCTCGGCGTCCTTCTGCTCCAGCGGGTAGCCGGTCTTCGGGTCGTAGGACCAGGTGTTGACGGCGCCGTTGGCCTCTTCGAGGCGCGTGACGTTGTTGTCGGCGTCCCAGCTCATCTTCGTGGTCTGGTTCGCCGCGTTGGTGATCCGGGTGACCCGGCCGTAGCCGTCGGTCAGATAGGTGCCGGTGTGGTTCTCGGAGTCGGTGACCTTGGACTCGATCGTCGAACCGGCGCTGCCGTCGGGGTCGGTGTAGACGAACCCGGTGGTGCCGCCGAGCCGGTCGGTGACCGTCTTGGTCCACCAGTGGAACTTCGGGTCGTCACCGGTCTGCGGGTAGTTGTACGCGAGCTGCGTGGCGTTCCCGCGCGGGTCGGTGACCTTGACCAGCTTGACGTTCTTGTTGCCCTGCGTGGCGTCGTACTCGAAGCCGAAGACCTTCGGCTGGGACGAGCCGGCACCGTCGGTCAGCTGGGTCAGCAGACCCTTGTCCGAGTAGGCGAAGGCGACCTTGCGGCCCGAGATGTCGGTCATCGACCTGACGTGGTCGATGATCTTCGGGTTGGAGCTGTCGGCCTTGGAGTAGTACTCGACGGTGAGCGTCTGCCGGCCGGCCGGGTCGGTGATGTACCGGAGGAACTTGACCGGCTTGTTGTTGGACTTGCGCTCCTCGTACGTGTACGTCTGCGTGTTGCCGTTCTTGTCCACGACGGACGTGAGGAAGCCGTCGCAGTCGAAGAAGAACTGCGTGCGGTCCGGGCGGGTCAGCGACCAGGCCTGCGGGTCGCCGTCGCCGGACGGCTTGCAGTCGACGCCGGCCTTCTGCTGGAGCAGGTAGTGCACGCCCGCCGGCGCCTTCCAGACGCTGTTGGCGGCGTCCCAGCGGAAGACGTGCGCGGTGCCGTCGCCGTCGGGCAGCGTCACCTCGGTCGGGTTCGGGTTGGGGTGGAAGTCCAGCGCCGCGCCGAGCCGGATCGGACCGGCGGCCTGCGCCGACCAGCCGTGGCCGAGCACCGTGTCGGAGGTGTCGAGCGAGTTGTACGCGAAGCGCACGAACGTGCCGAGACCGCGACCGGGGTTGGAGAACGCGTTGTACTGCCAGACGGTGTTGCCGGCCGCCGTGTTGTTCATGACGGAGGAGCCGGCACCGGTGTTCTCGCCCGCGTACGAGTAGAACTTCTCCAGGCCGAGCTGGTCGGAGGTCGGGTCCTCGACCGCCACGTTCTGCTTCAGGCCGGCGATGCCGTCGGTGGCCGAGAGCCAGGTCGCCGCGGTCTTGTTCCGCAGGTCCCAGGTGAGCACGTAGTCGGTGCGCTTGTTGCCCTCGTCCGAGTTGATCGGGGTCTTGACCTGCGCCTGGACGGTGACGGTCTCGCCGGGGGACACGTCGGCGGGCAGCGCGGTCTCGACCTGGTTGCCGCCGGTGGTCCGGTCGGTGCCGTCGGGCAGGGCCCAGGTGTAGCTGAGGACCCGGTCGGTGGCGCGCCAGACGGAGGTGGTGGTGTTGGTGAGGGTGACCTCGACGTTGTGGGTGTCGCCGGGGATCATCCGGGCCGGGGTCTGCGGCGCGTAGTACGTCGACTCGGTGGTGGAGTCGATGTAGGTGACGACGATGCGCGGGCGCAGCCGCTGCTCGGTCGCCTCGGACGACAGGAAGATCGTCCGCTCCTGCGGGACGGACTCGTTCGCCGTCTTGATCAGCACGCCCTGCTGGGACTCGGGCGTGGTGACCCAGCCCTGGGCCAGCGAGGTGACGCTCCATTCGTGGCGCGCCGGGTCGTTGCTGAGGGCCGGGACGGTGTCGGCGACCGGGGCCCCGGTGTCACCGCCCGCGGTGGTCCAGGAGGTGGTGGCGTTCGCCTTGGCCCAGGTCGCGGTGGCCTCGTCGAAGTCCCGGGTGAGCGGGCGCAGTTCGTAGACGGCGCCGGTGGCCTGCTGGCTGGTCTGGGTGCCCCAGAGCCGGACGTCCGCGTCGAGGACGCGGGCGGTGGCGGGGATGCCGAGGGCCGGGAACTTCAGCAGGGTGCGGGTCTTGCCGTACGTCGGCGAGTTGTTGCCGACGGTGACCCAGTTCTGCGGGGCGCCGTCCTGGATGGTGTCGTGCGCCAGGGTCGACTCGGTCGAGGACAGCGTGGTGTCCTGCGCGGCCTCGACGACCTTGGTGGTGCGGCCGGCCTTCGGCAGGCGGACCAGCTGCGTGGGTGCCGGGACGACCTGTCCGTCCTTCGTCTTGACCGCGACCATGTAGTAGTAGGCGCGGCCGAAGGGGTCGGCGTCGTCGGCGGGGGTCGGCGTCGCCGAGGTGTCCGTGTACGCGGTGGTGCCGGCGGAGACCGGGGCGACCAGCGTGGAGGCGGACGGGGTGAACGTCTGGTAGACGCTGCGGTGGACCTGGTACTCGGCCAGGTCGTCGCCGATGGCCGTCGACGGGTCGGTGTAGCCGGACCAAGTCAGTTCGGCGCCGGTGTCGTGGATGACCGTGGGCGCGTCCAGCGTCACGCTGGGCCGGCCGTAGGTCAGCACCAGCTTGGGGTAGTTGACGGTCTCGCCGCCGTAGCCGAACTCGGAGGCCTCGTAGCGCGGGCCGCCCTTGGGGGCGCCGGCGGTCTCGTCGACGGCCTTGACGACGAAGCCGTTGTTCGTCTGGGTGCCGTCGATCCAGGACTGGACGGTGTCCTTGACCGAGAACGAGTGCCACTTGTTGTACGTGTTCGCCGGCATGGAGACGGTACCGGGCTTGGTGAACCGTACGGCGTCGGCGATCACCGCGGTGGTCGCGGAGGCCGGGCCGTCGCCGAGGACGACCTTGCCGGCCGTGCCCGCCTTGAACGGGTGCGCGCCGAGCGGCTTCCACACGCCGCCGGTGCCGGTCTTCTGGTCGACGGTGTACGGCTTGCTGCCGCCGTCGTACGTGATCGTGTACGGCACGGCGGTGGAGCGGTCGTCGGCGGGGATCACATGAGCGTCGACCTGGTAGGTGCCGTCCTCAGGCAGCTTGGGCTGCCAGGTGTACGTGTCACCCGCCGTCGTGTCCTTGTTGTACAGGTAGTCGCGGTTGATCGCGTACTGCGTGAAGGCCGTGTTGGACGAGGACGGCCAGGCGCCCTGGGCGGCGGTGGTTCCCGCGTCGCCGTCGTCGGCCAAAGTGGTCGAGCCGGCGAGTTCGCCGACGAGGCCGTTCGCGTTGCTCCAGTTCGCCTGGCCTGCGGTCCACGCGGAGGTGGCCCGGTAGGCGCCCAGGGTCACGGGCGCGCCGGAGGACACGCCGGTGTGGGTCTGGTCGTAGTACATCTGGAGGCGCGCGTCCTCCAGCTTGGTCCCGGCGGGGACGCCGGAGAGCCCGAACCGGACCAGGGCGCGCGCGGCGTTGCCCGCCGAGTCGAGACCGGCGGAGAGCCGCCAGGTGTCGTTGAAGTTGGTGCCGGCGGCCGAGGACAGGATCATCGTGTCCTGCGACTCGGACGGCGTCGGCGCGATCGTGAGGGTCGGGTCGACGGTGACCGGGTACTGCCGCTCGGGCGCGGCGAGCCACTTCGCGTCGGGGGTGACGGTGAGCTTCCAGCCCTTGCCGTCCCGGGTCAGCGTCTGGGCGACCTTGTCGCTGGAGGCGTGGCCGTACGGGGAGCCGGCGTCCTTGCGGGCGTCGGTCATGAAGGCCGGCGGGATGACGAGGACGGGGTGCCTGGCCTCCCCGTAGAACTCGACGGAGCCGTCCTTGCGGGCCTTCGGTGTGAGTCCGCCGGCGTCCAGGGTGAAGGTGAAGCTCACCGGGCCGGCGGGCTTCCGGGCGAGAACGATGTTCTCCTTCACCCGACCGGGACCGACCTGGTAGGTGAGGTCCGTGCCGCCGGGCAGGGCGTCCGGGTACGCGACCGTGCTGCCCTTGGCGCCCGGCTTCAGCTTCCCGCCCGCGCCGACGAGGCCGAGGGTGACGGCGTGGCCGTCCTCGGTCTCGAAGCGGAGCATGCGCTTCGGATCGGAGCCGAACCAGCTGCGCCCGGTGTTGGTGGTGTTGGCGAAGTCGAAGCCCGCGCGGTCCGTCGGCGTCACCGCGGGATCGAGGGTCTTCCACGTCTTGCCGTCGCGGTACGAGGTGGGGACGACCGACACCTCGGCCTGGACGCGCCCGTCGGAGAGCAGCCACGAGCGGGAGTTCGGGGTGCGCCGCGCGGTGAGCTCGGCGACCCGGACGGCCTTGGCGGCGGGCCGGCCCTTGGGCAGCCGCTCATTGCGGACGACACCCTCGGCGGGCAGAACCGGCGGGTCGCCCTTGCGGCCGGACGTCTCCCAGTCGCGGAGTTCGTCCCGCCATTTCTGCTCGTCGAATTTCTGCGGCTTCGAATCCGCGACGGCCGGAGACACTGGCTGTATCAGTGTCCCGGCCATCGCGGCGGCGACGGCTGCCGTCAGCAGCCGTCTCGATGGTGCGTTCACGTGGTATTTCCCTCCGGATCACCGAAATCGGTCGTTGGGGCGCCGATTTCAGGAAGGGGGTTCTAACCATCGCGATGACGCTGCGTCAAGCGGGACGACAACTCGGGCAGTTGACGTCAATCGGGAAGATCAGTTGCACGGCGGAACGTAGGTGCTCTTGTTCACGATGGTGGTGCCGGCGGAGTTCTTCATCGTGGAGACGGCCCACAGACAGACGTCGGCCGGGCGGCGGACGGGACCGGCGTAGTAGAGGAAGGTGCCCGAGTCGCTGACGCAGCCCGAGTTGTAGCTGTCGCAGAGCTTGATGGACATGTACTTGGACTGGCCGTAGTAGATGCCCTGCGCGACGAGGTTGACGCAGGTGTTCGCGCCCTCGTCGTAGTAGTAGGTCTTGGCGGCCAGCCGGCCGGCCGAGTCGTACCAGTCGTTCCAGGCCTCCACCGTGCCGCTGCAGCCGTTGGCGGCGGCGGCCGGCTGCGCGGGCAGCGTGACGAGGGAACCCGCCGCCAGGGCGAGCACGGCGAAGAACTGAATCAGACGACCGCGGACCGTCATGTGTGAACTCCCCTTTGTCGGGCGCCCATTGCGCCACTTCATCGATCTCGGGGCGGATTGTTAGTCGGCATTTCGATGCGCCGTCAACTCCCTGGACATTCCGGACAGTTATGGGGACGGTGGCGGAATGGCCGGTTTTCTCCTTCCTCTTGCCATGACTCGATCAGCTGGTGTAGAACCGGGCGGATTTGATACCGCCGCATTCGCGCCCGGGGAATGCATGCCGAAGGAAGCCTCACCATGTCAACGAGTGAAACGACCGAGAGCGACATGTCCGGCGACGAACTGTCCGAGAAGGCCGATC
This sequence is a window from Streptomyces sp. HUAS YS2. Protein-coding genes within it:
- a CDS encoding DNRLRE domain-containing protein, which encodes MAGTLIQPVSPAVADSKPQKFDEQKWRDELRDWETSGRKGDPPVLPAEGVVRNERLPKGRPAAKAVRVAELTARRTPNSRSWLLSDGRVQAEVSVVPTSYRDGKTWKTLDPAVTPTDRAGFDFANTTNTGRSWFGSDPKRMLRFETEDGHAVTLGLVGAGGKLKPGAKGSTVAYPDALPGGTDLTYQVGPGRVKENIVLARKPAGPVSFTFTLDAGGLTPKARKDGSVEFYGEARHPVLVIPPAFMTDARKDAGSPYGHASSDKVAQTLTRDGKGWKLTVTPDAKWLAAPERQYPVTVDPTLTIAPTPSESQDTMILSSAAGTNFNDTWRLSAGLDSAGNAARALVRFGLSGVPAGTKLEDARLQMYYDQTHTGVSSGAPVTLGAYRATSAWTAGQANWSNANGLVGELAGSTTLADDGDAGTTAAQGAWPSSSNTAFTQYAINRDYLYNKDTTAGDTYTWQPKLPEDGTYQVDAHVIPADDRSTAVPYTITYDGGSKPYTVDQKTGTGGVWKPLGAHPFKAGTAGKVVLGDGPASATTAVIADAVRFTKPGTVSMPANTYNKWHSFSVKDTVQSWIDGTQTNNGFVVKAVDETAGAPKGGPRYEASEFGYGGETVNYPKLVLTYGRPSVTLDAPTVIHDTGAELTWSGYTDPSTAIGDDLAEYQVHRSVYQTFTPSASTLVAPVSAGTTAYTDTSATPTPADDADPFGRAYYYMVAVKTKDGQVVPAPTQLVRLPKAGRTTKVVEAAQDTTLSSTESTLAHDTIQDGAPQNWVTVGNNSPTYGKTRTLLKFPALGIPATARVLDADVRLWGTQTSQQATGAVYELRPLTRDFDEATATWAKANATTSWTTAGGDTGAPVADTVPALSNDPARHEWSVTSLAQGWVTTPESQQGVLIKTANESVPQERTIFLSSEATEQRLRPRIVVTYIDSTTESTYYAPQTPARMIPGDTHNVEVTLTNTTTSVWRATDRVLSYTWALPDGTDRTTGGNQVETALPADVSPGETVTVQAQVKTPINSDEGNKRTDYVLTWDLRNKTAATWLSATDGIAGLKQNVAVEDPTSDQLGLEKFYSYAGENTGAGSSVMNNTAAGNTVWQYNAFSNPGRGLGTFVRFAYNSLDTSDTVLGHGWSAQAAGPIRLGAALDFHPNPNPTEVTLPDGDGTAHVFRWDAANSVWKAPAGVHYLLQQKAGVDCKPSGDGDPQAWSLTRPDRTQFFFDCDGFLTSVVDKNGNTQTYTYEERKSNNKPVKFLRYITDPAGRQTLTVEYYSKADSSNPKIIDHVRSMTDISGRKVAFAYSDKGLLTQLTDGAGSSQPKVFGFEYDATQGNKNVKLVKVTDPRGNATQLAYNYPQTGDDPKFHWWTKTVTDRLGGTTGFVYTDPDGSAGSTIESKVTDSENHTGTYLTDGYGRVTRITNAANQTTKMSWDADNNVTRLEEANGAVNTWSYDPKTGYPLEQKDAEANKNGTAAATYTYQTGLNGHVAELFEKKSPEGRTWRFGYDTRGNLTAVTDPKGVETATADDYTTKYEYNAEGLLTKATDANGNATVNSDFGPTGYPAKITDALQKTASYVYDVRGQVRESTDALGKKTTQTYDVYGRPMESTVPKDQAAGELITTPAPVYDANDNVTTSTSPNGAVSTAVYDKSDQVTEATAPKDTPTQTERRTLYTYDKVGNLLTTTEPKGAATGADPDDYRTTNHYDVVYQLTSTVNAAGDTVSYAYDDVGNAIKVVDPKKNATADPDDYTSKTAFDLNHRVVSVTDAAGKTAKREYDKDSLVTATVDQENNRSLIAYDARAKTIEMKVPHDGVAPIAYRTSKFEYDQAGNATKVITPRGVDTAAADDFTSETVYDALNRPTRQIQPYDPADARYNKKVWTETSYDEVGRVSKVSAPPSEGQTVRNDTSYSYFDNGWVKSSTDPWDIVTAYGYNDLGQQTARTLTSAGGSSGRTMGWDYYPDGKLKTRTDDGVPVGSAVVLVDNSDTQNTSATGTWTKGSLTGQQGYDHQVHAAGTGTDAFTWTLNIPKNGTYTAYVKYPKVTGAATAAKYTVTKSDGTKTDVTRDQNAAAGTWVSLGSYPFTQGNAAKLQLFQNSAGAVVADGVKLVRDNSGDSDTEKRTFTYGYDLNGNLTSIDDTSSGTKIDAYTMTYTGLNQVQKITEALAGQEKRSTSYVYDANGQPDTVTHPDQFNKYTYDLRELVKTVSVGKDAADASPKVTGYTYTDRGQKLRETKANRNTVDHTYFLDGEIKNSVEKKADGTLVAEHTYAYDANGNKARDTAKKMNADNHAAYLSSTTDFTYDPADRLASSVKTGNGAGTETYVHDDNANVISQTVKGTSTTFTYDRNRLLKATSGGTTATYNYDPFGRQESVTGGGEIVSRSVYDGFDHVVESSKLTETGGQEVTKYTFDPLDRTATKTVGTKTTDFSYLGLSNEILGEAEAGRLTKSYQYSPWGERLSQIKHNTDGTTEDSYYGYNSHTDVETLTGNDGTTRATYGYTAYGKDDTSEFTGIDKPDTADPNKEAYNPYRFNAKRWDAQSGTYDMGFRDYSPGLNRFTSRDMYNGALADMRLGSDPMTGNRYAFTGGNPVSFVELDGHCYPAATCYGGGDSSGTSSGSSGSSECDQYGYHVKDACLAAGSGSPTGDGGDFLWGMGRMIASTLEFIGEAGPGCWFQDCVTIQEDYDKFAEEHGADTGSDMYESGEVVANLPFLVRGAFSMLRRLAAGAEAASATSVWKLPANERGIAIEDMRGGNLPNSFPTIDRWDAATGTATSIKSIDTTLASYQKASGITGLGRKYVRDMANFNGRTWRGTTVDGSAVQNRRLEIGVPPGMSSVQQQALNDVVTYGQQQGVVVEVFEVP